Proteins encoded within one genomic window of Gigantopelta aegis isolate Gae_Host chromosome 2, Gae_host_genome, whole genome shotgun sequence:
- the LOC121376554 gene encoding putative amine oxidase [copper-containing] — translation MTETDVYKESSNRWRMVAIFFLLLSLMLLVIIIFIVLSHRSDDVAIITCSKKRSSIVVTEADSPDVFHDLTAKELENIKTFLYGLPDLNIAQPEQVGINTTYVFAIDLFLPPKYRVLDYLDGNGRKPLRQAKVVVIRGDANPPVIAEYIVGPLPNPEVYELLESSARKNPVNIAFRPLDIIEVIALYVHVFRKIDDELGHILNDSFGATFTHCGDRCLTFYPIFVTSVLQNTIARRNWLTTLYDVEFPTLHPVDFAVLVNLNTTNPELFFVEKLIYAGDEFNNTDHFKSEYEAGNTKRLKTPFPEMSRELFSSMNMRGDPVPVHPQQPPRLVEPDGARYTVKNRHIEYMQWQVDIRMSILSGPQIYDVRFNGERIAYEIGLQDIGVFYSGHDHIQRIANYMDGLSALGSKTKPLIPGADCPETSTFIGNSFVVGTTAGVGQMDRVWCVFEQNSGMPLRRHMSYAAEEGSFYGGMLDSALVIRSIITFSNYDYAIDYTFHQNGALVVQALSTGYVTSFRKQSEHSSYGFEIHKDIIANLHHHMFNFKVDLDVLGTDNRYETLDLSTESVSNPYSDDPDSKYWQVKMDTTLKRNELDAAYKFNFNTPKYHLFHNNKKRTENGVKRAYRVVFDGISKQLLPENQGNELAVSWSRYQMAVTKYSNDERDSSSPYAAFDAISPTVNFSSFLDNNDNLVDEDLVLWISLGMYHIPRSEDLPVTSTLGSERRFLLLPYNYFHQCPSTASRDAVRMELVNRSAPQEGVRLVRYGNDSTTSCIAQFNEWVNKGFRENPDMGLQSKRDRGTF, via the exons ATGACTGAAACCGATGTCTACAAAGAAAGTAGCAATCGATGGCGAATGGTCGCTATTTTCTTTCTGCTGCTGTCCCTGATGCTGTTGGTGATAATCATATTCATTGTTTTGAGTCATCGCAGCGATGACGTCGCCATAATCACGTGCAGCAAGAAACGATCTAGCATCGTCGTGACGGAGGCTGATTCGCCAGACGTGTTTCACGATCTAACCGCCAAAGAGCTggaaaacataaaaacatttctgtatGGACTGCCAGACCTTAATATAGCACAGCCTGAACAGGTGGGCATAAACACGACTTACGTGTTCGCTATTGATCTCTTCCTTCCACCCAAATACAGGGTTCTTGACTACCTGGATGGGAATGGTAGAAAACCGCTGAGACAGGCAAAGGTAGTGGTCATCAGAGGTGATGCAAATCCCCCGGTCATCGCCGAATACATTGTCGGACCTCTGCCAAACCCGGAAGTATACGAGCTGCTAGAGTCGTCTGCTAGAAAGAACCCTGTTAACATCGCATTCAGACCATTGGATATCATTGAAGTGATTGCCCTTTACGTGCACGTATTTCGAAAAATAGACGACGAACTGGGGCACATTTTGAACGACAGCTTTGGCGCAACTTTCACACACTGTGGAGACAGGTGTTTGACGTTTTACCCGATATTCGTGACGTCTGTTCTGCAGAACACGATAGCCAGGAGGAACTGGCTTACCACGCTGTATGACGTCGAGTTCCCGACACTGCACCCTGTAGACTTTGCTGTGTTGGTTAACCTCAACACCACGAACCCAGAATTGTTCTTTGTCGAAAAGCTGATATATGCTGGAGACGAATTCAACAACACTGACCACTTCAAATCCGAGTACGAAGCTGGTAATACTAAACGGCTGAAGACGCCCTTTCCCGAGATGTCGCGTGAACTGTTCTCGTCCATGAATATGCGAGGCGATCCGGTCCCAGTACATCCACAGCAGCCTCCTAGACTTGTAGAACCCGACGGTGCACGGTACACCGTTAAGAACAGACACATCGAGTACATGCAATGGCAGGTTGATATCAGGATGTCCATACTCTCGGGGCCACAGATATACGACGTCCGTTTCAACGGAGAAAGGATAGCCTACGAAATTGGTCTACAGGACATAGGCGTGTTCTATTCGGGGCACGACCACATCCAACGGATAGCAAACTACATGGACGGTCTGTCCGCGCTGGGGAGTAAGACCAAGCCTCTCATTCCCGGAGCTGACTGTCCAGAAACGTCCACCTTCATTGGGAACAGCTTCGTCGTGGGTACCACGGCCGGTGTCGGTCAAATGGACAGAGTCTGGTGTGTGTTCGAGCAGAATTCCGGCATGCCTTTAAGACGTCATATGTCGTACGCTGCAGAAGAAGGTTCCTTTTATGGCGGGATGCTTGACAGTGCCTTAGTGATCAGATCCATCATCACTTTCTCGAACTACGATTACGCTATTGACTATACATTCCACCAGAACGGTGCTCTGGTGGTGCAGGCTCTGTCCACGGGATATGTGACGTCCTTCAGGAAGCAGTCGGAACACTCGAGTTATGGATTTGAAATCCACAAGGACATCATTGCCAATCTGCATCACCACATGTTCAACTTCAAGGTGGATTTAGATGTACTGGGAACAGACAACAGGTACGAAACACTGGACTTGTCCACGGAGAGTGTTTCCAACCCGTATTCTGACGATCCTGATTCCAAGTACTGGCAGGTTAAAATGGACACCACTCTCAAACGTAACGAGCTGGACGcagcatataaatttaattttaacacacCAAAATATCACCTTTTCCACAATAACAAGAAACGAACAGAAAATGGAGTGAAACGTGCTTACAG GGTCGTGTTTGACGGAATCTCCAAACAGCTGCTTCCAGAAAACCAAGGCAACGAGCTGGCGGTGTCGTGGTCACGTTACCAGATGGCGGTCACCAAATACAGCAACGATGAGCGGGACAGCAGTTCGCCGTATGCGGCGTTCGACGCCATCTCACCGACCGTCAACTTCTCGTCCTTCCTGGACAACAACGACAACCTCGTCGATGAG GACCTGGTTCTGTGGATCTCCCTTGGAATGTATCACATCCCTCGCAGCGAGGATCTGCCAGTGACGTCCACACTTGGTTCTGAGCGGAGGTTCCTTCTGCTGCCCTACAACTACTTCCACCAGTGTCCGTCCACGGCCTCCCGCGACGCCGTCAGGATGGAACTCGTCAACAGATCCGCTCCCCAGGAAGGCGTCCGCCTCGTGCGCTATGGCAACGACAGCACCACGTCCTGTATCGCCCAGTTTAACGAGTGGGTTAACAAGGGTTTCAGGGAGAATCCCGACATGGGCCTTCAAAGCAAACGTGATAGAGGAACCTTTTAG
- the LOC121380496 gene encoding uncharacterized protein LOC121380496 isoform X1 has product MATTSKVPAGAAKRVPPKPVTLKLPTLNSKMDIPKPHSAAYNRRNQTTFSWYSQSCPSESFLFRHNSPSPSTPSSGGRSPAKSPTYTKITEQKFKKQSRPMTSHAYDGGLFCNFTPRADYFVIDPEWVSEHDTIKKLSSERKPRSKTLPVRRRCKSAPPPKHRNPITWE; this is encoded by the exons ATGGCTACAACAAGCAAAGTGCCGGCAGGTGCCGCAAAACG AGTTCCACCGAAACCCGTGACTCTGAAGCTGCCTACCCTGAATTCCAAGATGGACATTCCCAAACCACACAGCGCCGCCTACAACAGGCGGAACCAAACCACCTTCTCCTGGTACAGCCAGAGTTGTCCTTCGGAGAGCTTCTTGTTCCGCCACAATTCGCCATCTCCTTCTACGCCCTCTAGTGGCGGCCGATCTCCGGCGAAGAGCCCGACCTACactaaaatcacagaacaaaAGTTTAAGAAGCAATCACGTCCAATGACTTCCCATGCGTACGACGGCGGTCTGTTTTGTAACTTTACGCCAAGGGCAGACTACTTCGTGATCGACCCAGAATGGGTTTCTGAACATGACACGATTAAAAAATTGTCAAGTGAACGCAAACCAAGGTCAAAGACGTTGCCCGTTCGACGACGTTGTAAAAGTGCACCGCCTCCTAAACATAGGAATCCCATAACGTGGGAATGA
- the LOC121380496 gene encoding uncharacterized protein LOC121380496 isoform X2 has protein sequence MDIPKPHSAAYNRRNQTTFSWYSQSCPSESFLFRHNSPSPSTPSSGGRSPAKSPTYTKITEQKFKKQSRPMTSHAYDGGLFCNFTPRADYFVIDPEWVSEHDTIKKLSSERKPRSKTLPVRRRCKSAPPPKHRNPITWE, from the coding sequence ATGGACATTCCCAAACCACACAGCGCCGCCTACAACAGGCGGAACCAAACCACCTTCTCCTGGTACAGCCAGAGTTGTCCTTCGGAGAGCTTCTTGTTCCGCCACAATTCGCCATCTCCTTCTACGCCCTCTAGTGGCGGCCGATCTCCGGCGAAGAGCCCGACCTACactaaaatcacagaacaaaAGTTTAAGAAGCAATCACGTCCAATGACTTCCCATGCGTACGACGGCGGTCTGTTTTGTAACTTTACGCCAAGGGCAGACTACTTCGTGATCGACCCAGAATGGGTTTCTGAACATGACACGATTAAAAAATTGTCAAGTGAACGCAAACCAAGGTCAAAGACGTTGCCCGTTCGACGACGTTGTAAAAGTGCACCGCCTCCTAAACATAGGAATCCCATAACGTGGGAATGA